One Mycteria americana isolate JAX WOST 10 ecotype Jacksonville Zoo and Gardens chromosome 21, USCA_MyAme_1.0, whole genome shotgun sequence genomic region harbors:
- the SESN2 gene encoding sestrin-2 isoform X1 — MKAGRARGAGEPGNVLEPGGVRGPPPPRPGPLHSPGGPGPCPPPSPRAAMLVAGSPCSPAGLEEYRGCGARRGGEDGGVKVPRQLGKGPSAFIPPGEILQEGAENSRRQLLIEAFVSAGRVDNITMVMGLHPQYLSSFWKTQYLLLRMDGPLPYHKRHYIAIMAAARHQCSYLVGLHMGEFLQVGGNPAWLQGLHCAPQKLRNLNEINKLLAHRPWLITKEHIEALLKTGENSWSLAELVQALVLLTHYHSLASFVFGCGINPEEDQDGEHGCRPPSPHSDSSPASDDGVGGSGGKDAMQEVEVLMERMKLLQESQLEEEGVTQEEMATRFELEKTESLLVAPSDIADHSLQSNVLCFVEDPEFGYKDFTRRGEQAPPTFRAQDYTWEDHGYSLINRLYPDVGQLLDEKFQVVYNLTYNTIAMHCGVDTSMLRRAIWNYVHCVFGIRYDDYDYGEVNQLLERSLKVYIKTVACYPEKTTKRMYTQFWRHFKHSEKVHINLLLLEARMQAALLYALRAVTRYMT; from the exons aTGAaagcggggcgggcgcggggcgccggGGAGCCCGGGAACGTTCTAGAGCCCGGGGGTgtccggggaccccccccgccccgcccggggccgctcCACAGCCCGGGGGGTCCGGGGCCATGCCCGCCGCCTAGCCCCCGCGCTGCCATGCTGGTGGCCGGCTCGCCGTGCTCCCCCGCGGGGCTGGAGGAGtaccggggctgcggggcccggcggggcggcgag GACGGAGGGGTCAAGGTTCCCCggcagctggggaagggcccCAGCGCCTTCATCCCCCCGGGAGAG ATCCTGCAGGAAGGTGCGGAGAACAGCCGGCGCCAGCTCCTCATCGAGGCCTTCGTCTCGGCGGGCAGGGTGGACAACATCACCATGGTCATGGGGCTGCACCCCCAGTATCTCAGCAGCTTCTGGAAGACCCAGTACCTCCTGCTGCGCATGGACGGGCCCCTGCCCTACCACAAGCGCCACTACATCGCCATCATG GCAGCAGCCCGGCACCAGTGCTCCTACCTGGTGGGCTTGCACATGGGGGAGTTCCTGCAGGTGGGGGGCAACCCGGCgtggctgcaggggctgcacTGTGCCCCCCAAAAACTCAGGAACCTCAATGAGATCAACAAACTGCTGGCGCACCGGCCCTGGCTCATCACCAAGGAGCACATCGAG GCTCTGCTGAAGACGGGGGAGAACAGCTGGTCGCTGGCGGAGCTGGTGCAGGCCCTGGTGCTCCTCACCCACTACCACTCGCTCGCCTCCTTCGTCTTCGGCTGCGGCATCAACCCCGAGGAGGACCAGGATGGGGAGCACGGCTGccggcccccctcgccccacagtgacagcagccctgcctctgacGACGgcgtggggggctctggg GGCAAAGACGCCATGCAGGAGGTGGAGGTGCTGATGGAGAGGATGAAGCTTCTGCAGGAAagccagctggaggaggagggcgTCACGCAGGAGGAGATGGCGACGCGCTTTGAGCTGGAGAAGACGGAGAGTTTGCTGGTCGCTCCCTCGG ATATTGCGGATCACTCCCTGCAGTCCAACGTCCTCTGCTTCGTGGAGGACCCCGAGTTCGGCTACAAGGACTTCACGCGGAGGGGCGAGCAGGCACCCCCCACTTTCCGTGCGCAG GATTACACCTGGGAGGACCACGGCTACTCGCTGATCAACCGCCTCTACCCCGACGTGGGGCAGCTCCTGGACGAGAAGTTCCAGGTTGTCTACAACCTGACCTACAACACCATCGCCATGCACTGCGGCGTGGACACGTCCATGCTGCGCAGAGCCATCTGGAACTACGTCCACTGCGTCTTCGGCATCCG ctaCGACGACTACGACTATGGGGAGGTGAACCAGCTCCTGGAGCGCAGCTTGAAGGTCTACATCAAGACAGTGGCTTGCTACCCGGAGAAGACGACCAAGCGGATGTATACGCAGTTCTGGAGACACTTCAAGCACTCGGAGAAG GTGCACATCAACCTGCTCCTGCTGGAGGCTCGGATGCAGGCGGCTCTGCTCTACGCCCTGCGAGCTGTCACCCGCTACATGACCTGA
- the SESN2 gene encoding sestrin-2 isoform X2, producing METPRHPLPPGAGRGETGSGGRRRCPYRAAGLGASDGILQEGAENSRRQLLIEAFVSAGRVDNITMVMGLHPQYLSSFWKTQYLLLRMDGPLPYHKRHYIAIMAAARHQCSYLVGLHMGEFLQVGGNPAWLQGLHCAPQKLRNLNEINKLLAHRPWLITKEHIEALLKTGENSWSLAELVQALVLLTHYHSLASFVFGCGINPEEDQDGEHGCRPPSPHSDSSPASDDGVGGSGGKDAMQEVEVLMERMKLLQESQLEEEGVTQEEMATRFELEKTESLLVAPSDIADHSLQSNVLCFVEDPEFGYKDFTRRGEQAPPTFRAQDYTWEDHGYSLINRLYPDVGQLLDEKFQVVYNLTYNTIAMHCGVDTSMLRRAIWNYVHCVFGIRYDDYDYGEVNQLLERSLKVYIKTVACYPEKTTKRMYTQFWRHFKHSEKVHINLLLLEARMQAALLYALRAVTRYMT from the exons ATGGAGACACCCCgtcaccccctgccccccggggccgggaggggggagACGGGCAGCGGGGGCCGCCGGCGGTGTCCGtacagggcagcggggctgggcgccTCTGACGGG ATCCTGCAGGAAGGTGCGGAGAACAGCCGGCGCCAGCTCCTCATCGAGGCCTTCGTCTCGGCGGGCAGGGTGGACAACATCACCATGGTCATGGGGCTGCACCCCCAGTATCTCAGCAGCTTCTGGAAGACCCAGTACCTCCTGCTGCGCATGGACGGGCCCCTGCCCTACCACAAGCGCCACTACATCGCCATCATG GCAGCAGCCCGGCACCAGTGCTCCTACCTGGTGGGCTTGCACATGGGGGAGTTCCTGCAGGTGGGGGGCAACCCGGCgtggctgcaggggctgcacTGTGCCCCCCAAAAACTCAGGAACCTCAATGAGATCAACAAACTGCTGGCGCACCGGCCCTGGCTCATCACCAAGGAGCACATCGAG GCTCTGCTGAAGACGGGGGAGAACAGCTGGTCGCTGGCGGAGCTGGTGCAGGCCCTGGTGCTCCTCACCCACTACCACTCGCTCGCCTCCTTCGTCTTCGGCTGCGGCATCAACCCCGAGGAGGACCAGGATGGGGAGCACGGCTGccggcccccctcgccccacagtgacagcagccctgcctctgacGACGgcgtggggggctctggg GGCAAAGACGCCATGCAGGAGGTGGAGGTGCTGATGGAGAGGATGAAGCTTCTGCAGGAAagccagctggaggaggagggcgTCACGCAGGAGGAGATGGCGACGCGCTTTGAGCTGGAGAAGACGGAGAGTTTGCTGGTCGCTCCCTCGG ATATTGCGGATCACTCCCTGCAGTCCAACGTCCTCTGCTTCGTGGAGGACCCCGAGTTCGGCTACAAGGACTTCACGCGGAGGGGCGAGCAGGCACCCCCCACTTTCCGTGCGCAG GATTACACCTGGGAGGACCACGGCTACTCGCTGATCAACCGCCTCTACCCCGACGTGGGGCAGCTCCTGGACGAGAAGTTCCAGGTTGTCTACAACCTGACCTACAACACCATCGCCATGCACTGCGGCGTGGACACGTCCATGCTGCGCAGAGCCATCTGGAACTACGTCCACTGCGTCTTCGGCATCCG ctaCGACGACTACGACTATGGGGAGGTGAACCAGCTCCTGGAGCGCAGCTTGAAGGTCTACATCAAGACAGTGGCTTGCTACCCGGAGAAGACGACCAAGCGGATGTATACGCAGTTCTGGAGACACTTCAAGCACTCGGAGAAG GTGCACATCAACCTGCTCCTGCTGGAGGCTCGGATGCAGGCGGCTCTGCTCTACGCCCTGCGAGCTGTCACCCGCTACATGACCTGA
- the LOC142419499 gene encoding uncharacterized protein LOC142419499 isoform X1 has protein sequence MRVSRGMLRSRCWDGAERAAAELGGGGEAALGGTPALCCGAQRLSGCGQEPLAAADKIPQEGPARPPAPALSLQPGVRPCAREAARSRVLALGLSRPSSPCRQHPACAPRWAPLGPWSGRSHPAGDWEPESLHKPLQRIGLILAGTEGELHRVGADKPPALCSFAAGKAALGFCSPGASGAVVSILTPRHEAGPVQTHDSHFQPPWWLLAPWLKRDPQL, from the exons ATGCGGGTGTCCCGTGGGATGCTCCGGTCCCGCTGCTGGGATGGAGCTGAGCGGGCTGCagcggagctggggggggggggtgaagcaGCCTTGGGGGGCaccccagccctgtgctgtggAGCCCAGCGCTTATCAGGGTGCGGGCAGGAGCCCCTGGCAGCTGCTGATAAGATCCCCCAggaggggccggcccggccccctgctccagccctgtccctgcagcctggggtGCGTCCCTGTGCCCGAGAAGCAGCGAGGAGCCGGGTCCTGGCTCTGGGGCTGTCCAGACCCTCCAGCCCCTGCAGACAG cacccagcctgTGCACCGAGGTGGGCACCTTTGGGTCCCTGGAGCGGCAGGAGCCATCCCGCCGGCGACTGGGAGCCAGAGTCCCTCCACAAGCCCCTCCAAAGGATCGGCTTGATCCTTGCAGGAACAGAGGGAGAGCTTCACAGGGTAGGGGCGGATAagcccccagccctctgctcctttGCAGCAG GCAAGGCTGCCCTTGGGTTTTGCTCCCCTGGGGCGAGCGGTGCGGTTGTGAGCATCCTCACCCCACGCCATGAAGCCGGGCCGGTGCAGACACACGACAGCCATTTCCAGCCACCCTGGTGGCTTCTCGCTCCGTGGCTGAAACGGGATCCCCAACTGTGA
- the LOC142419499 gene encoding uncharacterized protein LOC142419499 isoform X2 — MRVSRGMLRSRCWDGAERAAAELGGGGEAALGGTPALCCGAQRLSGCGQEPLAAADKIPQEGPARPPAPALSLQPGVRPCAREAARSRVLALGLSRPSSPCRQDGRGRSPPQKRENVSGILPSPTQDLEHPRPSREVSQSWLPTLAEARLPLGFAPLGRAVRL; from the exons ATGCGGGTGTCCCGTGGGATGCTCCGGTCCCGCTGCTGGGATGGAGCTGAGCGGGCTGCagcggagctggggggggggggtgaagcaGCCTTGGGGGGCaccccagccctgtgctgtggAGCCCAGCGCTTATCAGGGTGCGGGCAGGAGCCCCTGGCAGCTGCTGATAAGATCCCCCAggaggggccggcccggccccctgctccagccctgtccctgcagcctggggtGCGTCCCTGTGCCCGAGAAGCAGCGAGGAGCCGGGTCCTGGCTCTGGGGCTGTCCAGACCCTCCAGCCCCTGCAGACAG GATGGCAGGGGACGCAGCCCAccccagaaaagagaaaatgtgagtGGCATTCTTCCCTCTCCCACGCAGGATTTGGAGCATCCCCGTCCCTCCCGAGAGGTCAGCCAGAGCTGGCTGCCCACCCTCGCTGAG GCAAGGCTGCCCTTGGGTTTTGCTCCCCTGGGGCGAGCGGTGCGGTTGTGA